In a single window of the Scyliorhinus torazame isolate Kashiwa2021f chromosome 2, sScyTor2.1, whole genome shotgun sequence genome:
- the fev gene encoding protein FEV: protein MKAASTPGPHLNPSGYNLMLKMYLPDTSHDNILKEGKHGTWGALNPGVQKGSGQIQLWQFLLELLSDSSNINCITWEGANGEFKLIDPDEVARRWGERKSKPNMNYDKLSRALRYYYDKNIMTKVHGKRYAYKFDFHGLSQVCQPSATEHTLYKFQSNLAHIPYSGIPKLNLVTSNVSPSGFSYWPGSTPALYPTHSLQPPTHFSPVSGSHLGTISNITSINNINNHYH from the exons ATGAAAGCAGCTTCTACTCCTGGACCGCATCTGAACCCCTCCGGATATAACCTGATGTTAAAGATGTACCTGCCAG ATACCTCACACGATAACATTCTCAAGGAAGGCAAGCACGGCACCTGGGGAGCGCTGAATCCTGGAGTACAGAAAG GCAGTGGTCAGATCCAGCTCTGGCAATTCCTCTTAGAACTGCTGTCCGACAGCTCCAACATCAACTGCATCACTTGGGAAGGGGCCAACGGCGAGTTCAAGCTCATTGACCCAgacgaggtggccaggaggtggggggaACGCAAGAGTAAGCCCAACATGAACTACGACAAGCTGAGCCGGGCGCTGCGTTACTACTACGACAAGAACATCATGACCAAAGTCCACGGCAAGCGGTACGCCTACAAGTTCGACTTTCACGGCCTATCTCAGGTCTGCCAGCCCTCTGCCACTGAACACACACTGTACAAGTTCCAAAGTAACCTGGCACACATCCCCTACTCCGGCATCCCCAAACTCAACCTTGTGACATCCAACGTCTCTCCCTCGGGCTTCTCCTACTGGCCGGGCTCCACTCCTGCCCTTTACCCCACTCACAGTCTGCAGCCCCCAACCCATTTCAGTCCGGTCAGTGGATCGCACCTCGGCACCATCAGTAACATTACCAGCATCAACAATATTAACAATCATTATCACTGA